Proteins from a genomic interval of Centroberyx gerrardi isolate f3 chromosome 23, fCenGer3.hap1.cur.20231027, whole genome shotgun sequence:
- the ccl36.1 gene encoding C-C motif chemokine 36.1, whose product MRTSHVFLLLCILGAALFSSAAANNGNGPEDCCFKFYPRRVNKKLIRSYYMTDERCPKSGAILVTERFRHICADPNLSWVQGIMKSLDEQAF is encoded by the exons ATGCGGACCAGTCACGTCTTTCTGCTGCTGTGCATCCTGGGAGCCGCGCTGTTCTCCTCAGCCGCAGCCAACA ATGGAAACGGTCCGGAAGACTGCTGTTTCAAGTTCTACCCGAGGAGAGTGAACAAAAAGCTCATCCGGTCGTATTACATGACTGATGAACGCTGCCCAAAGTCAGGAGCCAT TCTGGTGACAGAAAGGTTTCGGCACATCTGTGCGGATCCCAATCTCTCCTGGGTTCAGGGCATCATGAAGAGTCTGGATGAACAGGCCTTTTAA